A genome region from Cucumis sativus cultivar 9930 chromosome 4, Cucumber_9930_V3, whole genome shotgun sequence includes the following:
- the LOC101217984 gene encoding UDP-galactose transporter 1, producing MEEARLCQWTTIRSLFAILQWWGFNVTVIIMNKWIFQKLDFKFPLTVSCIHFVCSAIGAYMAIKVLKVKPLISVDPEDRWRRIFPMSFVFCINIVLGNVSLRYIPVSFMQTIKSFTPATTVVLQWLVWRKYFDWRIWASLIPIVGGILLTSVTEMSFNMLGFCAALFGCLATSTKTILAESLLHGYKFDSINTVYYMAPFATMILAVPAMLLEGNGVLDWLHTHQSICSSLIIIFSSGVMAFCLNFSIFYVIHSTTAVTFNVAGNLKVAVAVLVSWLIFRNPISMLNAVGCAITLLGCTFYGYVRHLISQQPPGTPRTPRTPRTPRSRMELLPLVNDKLDDKV from the exons ATGGAGGAAGCTCGGTTGTGCCAGTGGACTACCATTAGATCTCTCTTTGCAATTCTTCAATGGTGGGGTTTCAATGTCACCGTCATTATCATGAACAAGTGGATCTTTCAG AAATTGGATTTTAAATTCCCTTTAACAGTATCTTGCATTCACTTCGTCTGCTCTGCCATTGGAGCGTATATGGCGATTAAAGTGTTGAAAGTTAAACCGCTGATTTCTGTTGACCCTGAAGATCGGTGGAGAAGGATATTCCCGATGTCATTTGTGTTTTGTATTAACATAGTTTTAGGGAATGTCAGCTTGCGTTATATTCCGGTTTCTTTTATGCAGACAATAAAGTCTTTTACCCCTGCAACAACAG TTGTTTTACAATGGCTTGTATGGAGAAAGTACTTTGACTGGAGAATATGGGCATCTTTAATACCCATTGTTGGAGGAATTCTTCTTACTTCTGTGACTGAAATGAGCTTTAACATGCTTGGGTTTTGTGCTGCcttatttggttgtttggCTACCTCCACAAAGACCATCCTTGCCGAATCCTTATTGCATGGATACAAGTTCGATAG CATTAATACAGTCTATTACATGGCGCCTTTCGCGACGATGATCTTGGCTGTACCTGCTATGCTCCTTGAAGGTAACGGGGTTCTTGATTGGCTTCACACGCACCAATCTATTTGCTCGTCactcatcatcattttcagtTCTGGGGTTATGGCTTTCTGTCTTAACTTCTCCATATTTTATGTAATTCATTCCACCACTGCCGTCACATTCAATGTTGCTGGAAACCTTAAG GTAGCTGTTGCTGTCCTGGTTTCATGGTTGATATTCCGAAACCCAATTTCAATGCTAAATGCAGTTGGGTGTGCGATTACACTTTTGGGTTGTACATTCTACGGGTATGTAAGACATCTTATCTCACAGCAGCCACCTGGAACCCCTCGAACTCCAAGAACACCTAGGACACCTCGGAGTCGGATGGAGCTGCTTCCCCTTGTAAATGACAAATTAGATGATAAGGTCTAA